Within Solea solea chromosome 1, fSolSol10.1, whole genome shotgun sequence, the genomic segment atgttttggaggaatataggctcaaacttcactttttgcaacaaataacagggtaatcattttttggctatcaggcaactgtaatttcacagtattgttttgtcagctgcctaaattatgtaaaatccgattaatgctatgctatttatttaaatcaagtctctaacacaacaaagtgtgtaataatgagggttagggttagggttattacaTGAAAGCCAGTGCATCTGAATACTTTTCAGATGCACTGAttacactgaaatgattttcttcacacattttgaatttgaaaatgctcagtgggacctgagaaagtggacctgaggtgttgccaagggggaagtaatcctcacagcaggctccctgctaagtgaaattcatttttgtgttggggatgcaactgctcaaatggatcaaatacctgaaactgtgtgagaattcCAAGCATCAATAAACCGTTGGATTCCAATGCTGGCAGCTCAGGTTCGAAAAGTATCGAACTGTGGTGTCCTCCATATCAAGAAGCTCTTGGTCCACCAGGTGAACCAAGGTGGCCTTCAGTGGGAGtgttgctgtggttctgtaaaaatgcagagcagaagggaattaaaaaaaaaagttttctgttgcttttaggtttcaagcccagtcaatggaacacattttaggaaatattaatgttattccaagattatcttttacttttcacatgccatataactcagaaaagatttgtgggaaaaagaaatgcaaataatttcatgaccactgtctgatataatctagtaacatgtatcgatatagacacacaggagctatatacacaaccaccccgacactccactgtccaagtactgaaaaatacatacccacacacacatcacatatggTTTTGAGAGAAATGATGTttagaaacacttttaattacCCTTGttaatgctgtctctgtgtatcctgacagtttttcttgcacatacagTGAGAGATAAAATTGTCCTCCATGGTCCACCCTCACTTGGTCCACAAAGGCCATAGGTCACAACAGCATTCCTGCTTaagcaatgaaaagggaaataaaaaataaaaagacattaaccggctcattctgtcatgaggccgtgtctcaaattccacatcctatcacaagttaataagacatatttcatatatacgggggtagagtggctcagtggttaagaccggtaccctgtgtgcgaaagacagcaTGGTCGTAATGGTCACAAGTTCGGCTCCGCCCCTGGCTTactgtactcaattccattccatcgctttggataaaagtgtctgctaaatgacatgttatggaatattttaatgggttcatcaactggccgtcgcttattacagtgctgcttcacagtatgtatcctttaatttataagaccacctaaatacataaaatacaaatacaatacaaatacaatacaaacaatagaagagaagggatggaaacaaccatagttagtgGAGAAGgggtttttttacattgtggacatgcacctctactgaagaggaactaagaacataaaccctttagaacaatgtttgGAGGGCATCTGACTAACGTTTTACAAGGAGCACAGTAGGGGTgtaaactgaacattttaggagagcaagcaaaacatttaggggcgcacaccttaaattgacttgcaaagcaaatattaatatttccgctcattttcactgtattactgatcaatactttgaaaataattgaagaaattgcaatgtgctgtttagaattcccagtgaatttttattgtgcacttgtttgttaaagaataagatcacataagagacattaagtgtacataaaataccatcactgtcactacagtacaattattaactagaagtggcccggtactgtccagtacacagaaccggcacttttatttgtgtactggcacatttcacaagatgccggcaatctcttatcagtccaactgatgattatggtccagagcaataatgtctcagggtacactatgtgacgttcacctgttctcgcaaaagtcaagtgtttattccttgagtttggagtttttattttctatctaatctctatctggaagacgaccgctgtggcgaccatcatcatgcttcaaaagcatgagttagctcatccacacactcatactttctgatataataaaaataaacatggagctggcaagttgaggcttgaacatatcagaggaccatgcacagaagggattaagctgggatattgcccggtatcctggactctttgttaaaaaattaataaattgataaaggtgaacctgaattttcattaacactaaaacaaggccagaccaaaagtttcactcccagggctggagtatgccagatgtaatattattagatattaatgtagatgttatgcaagaatttgatgcacaagcctgttttctttgtgtattaccttaatgactctgtcctggcagtgctggatgatcttacacagctcctctgtaccctgagactcgagactctgatgaaggatctgctcaaacatctagtaaaacacaatttgtagttttgtacctaactttgtgacatacatgcatgtaacaccagacaaactgactcatataggaatatcccatgaaataatgataatatatgataatgtactacacccagttccacagtctgtattgtggcatgtctgtagacaactatatctgtttaactgtccactgagttatcaaaccgccaaaagatgttcgcctttagttctactgtgtccttgatcaatgccacagtcagaacctcatcatccaactatttgacaaactctagtcaaacaggagctacagtgtaggaaaatgatcaagaaataaaatgagtgtcaataaaatgattagctctcatagaaacttcccattgtgttaaccagttaaccaataacccgaattagactggttagtcagtagttgaggtttcacctctctcatggggatctgggccctttggacaaacactgacgggctgctcacgtcaaactgttgctgcagaccctcaaggctcaggttcacctccttctcatagcagctgtgcatcttaactggatggaaagccagcatggcgatcttctccatgtgctgaggaggaagacaagaagggagaggaagagatggatgaggcatggacagatttgggaaaaatgtataattgtgtctcacaat encodes:
- the LOC131472304 gene encoding protein Niban 2-like → MLKNVEHMEKIAMLAFHPVKMHSCYEKEVNLSLEGLQQQFDMFEQILHQSLESQGTEELCKIIQHCQDRVIKVIHKENRLVHQILA